In the Brucella anthropi ATCC 49188 genome, one interval contains:
- a CDS encoding virB8 family protein, with translation MVTTDNLKSYFEKARRFDQDRMIQVERSNRVAWSIAIAAGIVAGISILAVASLAPLKTVEPFVVRVDNSTGIVDVVSALSATAGTYDEAVTKYFAAKYVRGREGYVWSEAQENFRTIALLSTQAEQARFAATYRGSNPQSPQNVYGRSATVRINIVSIALINQNVVSVRYMRSVTRGEEVRTTHFVATLTYSYANAPMSSTDRLVNPLGFAVSEYRADPEAID, from the coding sequence CGAGAAAGCGCGTCGCTTTGATCAAGACCGCATGATTCAGGTCGAGCGATCAAATCGCGTGGCGTGGTCGATCGCAATTGCTGCCGGTATTGTTGCCGGCATATCAATCCTCGCCGTTGCGAGCTTAGCGCCGCTGAAAACTGTCGAACCTTTCGTGGTTCGTGTCGACAATTCTACCGGGATCGTGGATGTCGTTTCAGCGCTGTCGGCGACCGCTGGCACTTACGACGAAGCCGTGACCAAATATTTTGCGGCAAAATATGTTCGTGGACGCGAAGGCTATGTCTGGAGCGAAGCCCAGGAGAATTTTCGAACAATTGCGCTTCTCTCTACGCAAGCCGAACAGGCGCGGTTCGCAGCTACTTATCGTGGCAGCAATCCGCAATCACCACAAAATGTCTATGGCCGTTCTGCCACGGTGCGGATTAACATCGTCTCCATCGCGCTCATCAATCAAAACGTGGTGTCGGTACGCTACATGCGTAGCGTAACCCGCGGTGAAGAAGTCCGGACAACACATTTTGTTGCGACCCTCACCTATTCCTACGCCAACGCTCCCATGTCATCGACAGACCGACTGGTGAATCCGCTTGGTTTCGCTGTTAGCGAATATCGGGCAGATCCGGAGGCAATCGATTGA
- a CDS encoding c-type cytochrome, with translation MQLIWKAAVGGAGALAAAWLFALSTPHWLTAKHEAAVDVTDKALIEKGEYVAHAGDCAACHTAPGGKAFAGGLGMQTPLGTIYSTNITPDSKTGIGGYSYADFERAVRQGVRQDNVHLYPAMPFVSYTVVNDEDMKALYAFFMSKVEPVQQDNQPSTLPWPTNMRWPLAYWQLFFRNSRSFEIAADTDPVIARGAYLVEGLGHCGACHTPRGLAYEEKAVKNDPKGKFLSGSVLEGWYAKNLRDQDTGLSSWAEDEIVTFLKTGRTDRTAAFGSMADVVQHSTQYLAEDDLRAIARYLKSLPPSEGCEREWQQKEDVTTAALKVGDFSAPGALSYVEQCSVCHRMGGKGAPRIYPALAGNSIVFADDPSSLIQVTLTGGRTPDTPADKMAFTMPGFANLPNWQVAEILNFIRNGWGNHGAAITEQNIARMRREIAHKPVHYVPENKQ, from the coding sequence ATGCAACTGATCTGGAAAGCGGCGGTCGGCGGCGCGGGTGCGCTAGCCGCAGCTTGGCTCTTTGCGCTTTCAACACCCCATTGGCTGACGGCGAAACACGAAGCCGCCGTCGATGTCACCGACAAGGCTTTGATCGAAAAAGGCGAGTATGTCGCCCATGCGGGAGACTGCGCTGCGTGCCATACGGCTCCGGGAGGCAAGGCGTTTGCGGGCGGGCTTGGCATGCAGACGCCGCTTGGCACGATTTATTCCACGAACATCACGCCAGACAGCAAAACCGGTATCGGTGGCTACAGCTATGCCGACTTCGAGCGCGCCGTACGGCAGGGGGTGCGTCAGGATAATGTCCATCTTTATCCGGCAATGCCCTTTGTTTCCTATACGGTCGTGAATGACGAGGACATGAAGGCGCTTTATGCGTTCTTCATGTCGAAGGTGGAGCCGGTACAACAGGATAACCAGCCCAGCACTTTGCCGTGGCCAACCAACATGCGCTGGCCACTCGCCTACTGGCAGCTTTTCTTTCGAAATTCGCGTTCGTTTGAGATTGCAGCCGACACCGATCCGGTGATCGCACGCGGCGCTTATCTGGTCGAGGGGCTCGGTCATTGCGGCGCGTGCCATACGCCACGTGGTCTCGCCTATGAAGAAAAAGCGGTGAAGAACGATCCGAAAGGCAAGTTCCTGTCCGGTTCGGTTCTGGAAGGCTGGTATGCGAAAAACCTGCGCGATCAGGATACAGGCCTTTCGAGCTGGGCCGAAGACGAGATCGTCACCTTCCTCAAGACCGGGCGTACCGATCGCACAGCGGCGTTCGGCTCGATGGCCGATGTCGTGCAGCATTCGACCCAATATCTTGCGGAAGATGATTTGCGCGCAATTGCCCGTTATTTGAAGTCGCTGCCACCAAGCGAAGGATGCGAACGTGAATGGCAACAGAAGGAAGATGTGACGACGGCGGCCCTCAAGGTGGGAGATTTCAGTGCACCGGGCGCTCTGTCCTATGTCGAGCAATGTTCGGTCTGCCATCGTATGGGCGGCAAGGGTGCACCGCGCATCTATCCGGCGCTTGCTGGCAATTCGATTGTCTTTGCCGATGATCCAAGCTCGCTCATTCAGGTCACTCTGACCGGGGGCAGGACGCCTGACACGCCAGCGGACAAGATGGCTTTCACCATGCCGGGCTTTGCCAATCTTCCAAACTGGCAGGTCGCCGAAATCCTGAACTTCATTCGCAACGGCTGGGGCAACCACGGCGCTGCCATAACGGAGCAGAATATCGCGCGTATGCGGCGTGAAATCGCTCACAAGCCCGTCCATTACGTTCCGGAGAACAAGCAATGA
- the ppdK gene encoding pyruvate, phosphate dikinase: MAKWVYTFGDGKAEGAASDRNLLGGKGANLAEMSSLGLPVPPGFTITTEVCTYYYDHERTYPTELNDQVQAALAHIAKVTERNFGDAEKPLLVSVRSGARASMPGMMDTVLNLGLNDETVQAIAREAGDERFAYDSYRRFIQMYSDVVLGVDHGFFEEILEDKKADLGIEVDTALTAEDWKGVIASYKAKVEEELGQPFPQDPREQLWGAIGAVFSSWMNARAITYRRLHNIPAAWGTAVNVQAMVFGNMGETSATGVAFTRNPSTGEKRLYGEFLVNAQGEDVVAGIRTPQNITEEARIAAGSDKPSLEKVMPEAFAEFLKVADRLEQHYRDMQDLEFTIERGKLWMLQTRSGKRTAKAALKMAVEMAGEGLISEEEAVLRVDPAALDQLLHPTIDPRAERQIIGQGLPASPGAATGEIVFSSEEAEQAKSEGRKVILVRIETSPEDIHGMHAAEGILTTRGGMTSHAAVVARGMGKPCVSGAGSLRVDYRNGVMLAAGQTFKKGDVVTVDGGTGQVLKGAVAMLQPELSGDFGRLMEWADRTRRMKVRANAETPADARTARSFGAEGIGLCRTEHMFFDGSRIVAMREMILSDNEEGRRTALAKLLPMQRSDFVELFEIMKGLPVTIRLLDPPLHEFLPHTDEEVAEVARSMGVDATKLRERADALHEFNPMLGHRGCRLAVSYPEIAEMQARAIFEAAVEAGKKTGEHVVPEVMVPLVGLKAELDFVKARIDAVAKEVMAEAGVKIDYMVGTMIELPRAALRAAEIAETAEFFSFGTNDLTQTTFGISRDDASSFLTSYQQRGVIEQDPFVSLDLEGVGELVEIAAERGRKTREKLKLGICGEHGGDPASIAFCEKTGLDYVSCSPFRVPIARLAAAQSAIRKV; encoded by the coding sequence ATGGCGAAGTGGGTGTACACGTTCGGCGACGGCAAGGCAGAAGGCGCGGCAAGCGACCGCAATCTTCTCGGTGGTAAGGGAGCGAACCTGGCTGAAATGAGCAGCCTTGGTCTTCCGGTACCTCCAGGCTTTACCATCACGACCGAAGTCTGCACCTATTATTACGATCATGAGCGTACCTATCCGACTGAACTGAACGATCAGGTTCAGGCGGCTCTGGCCCATATCGCAAAAGTGACGGAGCGTAATTTTGGCGATGCCGAAAAGCCGCTTCTGGTGTCGGTGCGTTCCGGTGCCCGTGCTTCCATGCCGGGCATGATGGATACGGTGCTCAATCTCGGCCTCAATGACGAGACGGTGCAGGCTATCGCCCGCGAAGCGGGTGACGAGCGTTTTGCCTATGACAGCTACCGTCGCTTCATCCAGATGTATTCGGATGTCGTGCTGGGTGTTGATCATGGCTTCTTTGAAGAAATTCTCGAAGACAAGAAGGCCGATCTCGGCATTGAGGTCGATACGGCGCTGACGGCCGAAGACTGGAAGGGGGTCATCGCCTCTTACAAGGCTAAGGTCGAGGAAGAACTCGGCCAGCCTTTCCCGCAAGACCCACGCGAACAGCTCTGGGGCGCTATAGGCGCCGTTTTCTCAAGCTGGATGAATGCGCGCGCCATCACCTATCGTCGTTTGCACAATATCCCGGCGGCCTGGGGCACGGCGGTTAATGTGCAGGCGATGGTGTTCGGCAATATGGGTGAAACCTCTGCGACTGGCGTTGCCTTCACACGCAATCCTTCGACAGGCGAGAAGAGACTTTATGGTGAGTTCCTCGTCAATGCGCAGGGTGAAGACGTCGTTGCCGGTATTCGCACGCCGCAGAACATCACGGAAGAAGCGCGCATTGCGGCCGGTTCCGACAAACCGTCGCTTGAAAAGGTAATGCCGGAAGCATTCGCTGAATTCCTCAAGGTCGCTGACCGGCTGGAACAGCATTATCGCGACATGCAGGACCTCGAATTCACCATCGAACGTGGCAAATTGTGGATGCTCCAGACCCGTTCAGGCAAGCGCACTGCAAAGGCAGCGTTGAAGATGGCCGTCGAAATGGCAGGCGAAGGCCTCATTTCCGAGGAAGAAGCGGTACTGCGCGTCGATCCGGCCGCGCTTGACCAGCTTCTGCACCCGACCATTGACCCGCGTGCGGAGCGTCAGATCATTGGTCAGGGCCTCCCAGCGTCGCCGGGCGCTGCAACGGGCGAAATCGTCTTCTCTTCGGAAGAAGCCGAACAGGCAAAGTCGGAGGGCCGCAAGGTCATTCTCGTTCGCATCGAGACCAGCCCGGAAGATATTCACGGCATGCACGCGGCAGAAGGCATTCTGACGACGCGCGGCGGCATGACCAGTCACGCAGCTGTCGTCGCACGCGGCATGGGCAAGCCATGCGTTTCCGGTGCGGGGTCGCTTCGCGTTGACTATCGCAATGGCGTCATGCTAGCAGCAGGCCAGACTTTCAAGAAGGGCGATGTCGTCACCGTTGATGGTGGCACCGGGCAGGTCCTGAAAGGCGCGGTAGCCATGCTACAGCCCGAGCTTTCCGGCGATTTCGGCAGGCTAATGGAATGGGCTGACCGGACCCGCCGGATGAAGGTTCGCGCCAATGCAGAAACCCCGGCGGATGCCCGCACGGCGCGTTCGTTTGGTGCGGAAGGCATAGGCCTCTGCCGGACTGAACACATGTTCTTCGATGGAAGCCGCATTGTCGCCATGCGCGAAATGATCCTTTCCGACAATGAAGAAGGCCGCCGCACGGCTCTCGCAAAGCTTTTGCCGATGCAGCGTTCGGATTTCGTCGAACTTTTCGAGATCATGAAGGGGCTCCCGGTTACGATCCGTCTGCTTGATCCGCCATTGCACGAGTTCCTGCCGCATACGGACGAGGAAGTCGCAGAGGTTGCCCGGTCGATGGGTGTCGATGCGACAAAGCTGCGCGAACGCGCGGATGCCCTGCATGAATTCAACCCGATGCTGGGCCATCGCGGCTGCCGTCTGGCTGTATCCTATCCGGAAATTGCGGAAATGCAGGCGCGGGCGATTTTTGAAGCTGCCGTTGAAGCAGGTAAGAAAACCGGCGAGCACGTGGTGCCGGAAGTGATGGTGCCTCTGGTTGGTCTGAAAGCCGAACTCGATTTCGTCAAGGCGCGCATCGATGCAGTTGCCAAGGAAGTCATGGCAGAGGCGGGCGTCAAAATCGACTATATGGTCGGCACGATGATCGAACTGCCGCGTGCGGCTTTGCGCGCTGCCGAAATCGCCGAAACGGCTGAGTTCTTCTCGTTTGGCACCAACGATTTGACCCAAACGACATTCGGCATTTCACGCGACGATGCGTCCTCGTTCCTGACCTCCTATCAGCAGCGTGGCGTGATCGAACAGGACCCGTTCGTTTCGCTCGATCTCGAAGGCGTTGGTGAACTGGTGGAAATTGCCGCTGAACGCGGACGAAAGACCCGCGAAAAACTGAAGCTCGGCATCTGCGGCGAGCATGGTGGTGATCCGGCGTCGATCGCCTTCTGCGAAAAGACAGGTCTCGACTATGTTTCCTGTTCGCCGTTCCGTGTGCCGATTGCCCGTCTTGCCGCTGCGCAGTCGGCCATACGCAAGGTTTGA
- the virB11 gene encoding P-type DNA transfer ATPase VirB11, whose amino-acid sequence MAEAQDSAVVLELLKPLAVFLNDCSLYEIIVNHPGQVLTEGPGGWQIHDLSGLSFEKLMRLSRAVASFSHQTINETRPILSATLPNGERIQIVIPPATTKGTVSITIRKPSSLDFTLDDLDANGFFSQTQTSFRTLSKEQERLQELYKKGQFKEFLRQAVIARKNIIISGATGSAKTTLSKALIKHIPQHERVISIEDSPELIISQPNQVRLFYSKGSQGLSNAGPKELLESCLRMRPDRILLQELRDGSAFYYIRNINSGHPGSITTVHADSARLAFEQLTLLVKESEGGSALERADIRRMLEISVDVVVQCKRTDGTFRAAEIYFSGCAND is encoded by the coding sequence ATGGCTGAAGCCCAGGACAGCGCCGTCGTTCTTGAACTTCTAAAGCCTCTCGCGGTCTTCCTGAATGATTGCTCGTTATATGAGATCATTGTCAATCATCCGGGTCAGGTGCTGACGGAAGGGCCGGGTGGTTGGCAGATACACGATCTTTCTGGGCTTTCCTTTGAAAAACTCATGCGCCTTTCCCGGGCGGTGGCAAGCTTTTCCCATCAAACCATCAATGAAACGCGACCGATACTTTCGGCAACACTTCCAAATGGCGAGCGAATTCAAATTGTCATTCCACCGGCCACCACGAAGGGAACGGTCAGCATCACAATTCGGAAGCCATCATCGCTTGATTTTACGCTTGATGATCTGGACGCCAATGGCTTTTTCTCTCAGACGCAAACAAGCTTCCGTACCCTTTCAAAAGAGCAAGAACGTTTACAAGAACTCTACAAAAAAGGGCAATTCAAGGAGTTTCTTCGTCAAGCTGTTATCGCGCGGAAAAATATTATTATCTCTGGCGCGACGGGATCTGCAAAAACCACTCTTTCAAAAGCTCTTATCAAGCATATTCCACAACACGAGCGTGTCATTTCGATTGAAGACAGCCCGGAACTTATAATTTCCCAACCAAATCAGGTGCGTCTGTTTTATTCGAAGGGTTCGCAGGGACTATCAAATGCAGGTCCGAAGGAATTGCTCGAATCGTGCCTGCGAATGCGTCCCGATCGTATATTGCTGCAGGAACTGAGAGACGGAAGCGCGTTTTATTATATTCGCAATATCAACTCGGGCCATCCAGGATCCATCACAACAGTTCATGCAGATTCTGCCAGACTTGCCTTCGAGCAACTGACTTTACTAGTCAAGGAATCGGAAGGGGGAAGCGCACTCGAACGCGCTGACATCCGACGTATGTTGGAGATTTCGGTTGACGTTGTTGTGCAATGTAAACGCACCGATGGAACGTTCCGCGCTGCTGAAATTTACTTCTCCGGCTGTGCGAACGATTGA
- the virB10 gene encoding type IV secretion system protein VirB10, with protein MAETEEHQIPGERAETVTATRVDNNPVLKRGAVALAIVLFIGFALWSTSGNKTKDSNIETERVVIRQTTPFEAAREKTEPVEEKPVVKLPTPVLEDPMPQVDELLDAARRAPVMAYSGGQKNSALRGEGGNGSNAVPDGNFVPIDGNFIGQNQQNADEQRFENLLRPTRLEGSRAGMLGNRDFIIAMGSSIPCVLETALASDQPGFASCVINRDVLSDNGRVVLMEKGTQLVGEYRGGLQRGQKRLFVLWNRAKTPQGVVVTLASPATDALGRAGVGGQVDTHWWERFGSALLLSVVGDATSYASSRLQDGNFDAQNTADAGKQAAAIAVEQSINIAPTLHKHQGELVSIFVARDLDFAGVYQLRVTEPRNRILDRAALGDFHPPSTLVTK; from the coding sequence ATGGCCGAGACTGAGGAACATCAGATCCCAGGCGAGCGCGCCGAAACGGTTACAGCTACACGCGTCGACAATAATCCTGTTCTCAAGCGCGGTGCTGTTGCACTCGCCATTGTGTTGTTTATTGGCTTTGCTCTGTGGTCGACATCTGGAAACAAAACAAAGGACAGCAATATCGAGACCGAGCGCGTCGTGATCCGCCAAACGACACCCTTTGAGGCGGCAAGAGAAAAGACAGAGCCGGTTGAAGAAAAGCCGGTGGTAAAACTGCCAACACCGGTCCTTGAAGACCCCATGCCCCAAGTGGACGAATTGCTTGATGCCGCCCGTCGTGCGCCCGTTATGGCCTATAGCGGGGGACAGAAAAATTCGGCCTTGCGAGGCGAAGGCGGGAACGGCAGTAATGCGGTGCCAGATGGGAATTTTGTGCCAATTGATGGCAATTTTATTGGCCAGAACCAGCAGAATGCCGACGAACAGCGGTTCGAAAACCTTCTGCGACCGACCCGACTTGAGGGATCGCGCGCCGGTATGCTCGGAAATCGCGATTTCATCATCGCCATGGGTAGTTCGATCCCTTGTGTGCTCGAAACTGCACTTGCCTCTGATCAGCCGGGCTTTGCAAGCTGCGTGATCAACCGCGATGTTTTATCCGATAACGGCCGCGTGGTGCTGATGGAAAAGGGAACCCAGCTTGTCGGGGAATATCGTGGCGGTCTCCAACGGGGGCAAAAACGTCTGTTTGTGCTTTGGAACAGGGCGAAAACGCCGCAAGGTGTGGTCGTCACGCTTGCCTCGCCAGCAACAGATGCGCTTGGCCGCGCTGGCGTTGGTGGGCAGGTCGATACGCATTGGTGGGAGCGCTTTGGTAGTGCGCTTCTCCTTTCCGTCGTCGGCGATGCGACAAGTTACGCGAGCAGTCGTCTGCAAGACGGCAATTTTGATGCACAAAATACCGCGGATGCCGGCAAACAGGCTGCTGCCATTGCAGTAGAGCAATCAATTAATATTGCCCCGACACTCCACAAGCATCAGGGGGAATTGGTCTCCATCTTTGTCGCTCGCGATCTCGATTTTGCAGGCGTTTACCAGCTCCGTGTAACCGAACCTAGAAATCGCATTCTCGATCGGGCAGCTTTGGGTGATTTCCACCCGCCATCGACGCTTGTGACAAAATAG
- a CDS encoding polysaccharide deacetylase family protein, whose amino-acid sequence MLRFIASAGAVILATTGIASAYDISPQERAENKAAHDTIKIVEPQLHIARGGAASPQVALTLDACMGKTDHRILDMLVQNRIPATIFVTGRWIKQNPAAMAVLKANSDLFDIENHGAMHVPAITNEPKMYGIKTAGSLEAVYLEIDAGATAITDAGVSKPVWYRDATARYSTDAIKLATSMGYKIGGYSLNGDQGASLLAPTVERRIAAARDGDVIISHINQPTRSAGEGVAKGVLALKAKGMKFVRLKDVETMMTLNPVAPHNLHAGVPKPVAPK is encoded by the coding sequence ATGCTTCGTTTTATTGCTTCGGCAGGAGCCGTCATTCTCGCCACGACTGGCATTGCCAGCGCATACGATATCTCGCCGCAGGAGCGCGCGGAGAATAAGGCTGCGCACGACACGATCAAGATCGTTGAGCCGCAATTGCATATCGCGCGGGGTGGTGCTGCATCGCCCCAGGTGGCACTGACGCTTGATGCCTGTATGGGCAAGACCGATCATCGCATTCTGGACATGCTGGTGCAGAACCGTATTCCAGCGACGATCTTCGTGACGGGGCGATGGATAAAGCAGAACCCGGCCGCCATGGCGGTTTTGAAGGCCAATTCCGATCTGTTCGATATCGAGAACCATGGCGCAATGCATGTTCCGGCCATTACCAACGAGCCGAAAATGTATGGCATCAAGACAGCAGGATCACTTGAGGCGGTTTATCTGGAAATCGATGCCGGCGCGACGGCGATTACTGATGCCGGAGTGTCGAAGCCTGTCTGGTATCGCGATGCGACTGCCCGTTATTCGACCGATGCCATCAAGCTGGCAACAAGCATGGGCTACAAGATCGGTGGCTATTCGCTGAATGGCGATCAGGGCGCCTCGTTGCTGGCGCCGACGGTTGAGCGCCGCATCGCTGCTGCGCGTGACGGCGACGTCATCATCTCGCATATCAACCAACCAACGCGGTCGGCGGGTGAAGGGGTGGCCAAAGGCGTTCTGGCCTTGAAAGCGAAGGGGATGAAATTCGTGCGACTCAAGGATGTCGAGACGATGATGACACTCAACCCGGTTGCTCCGCACAATCTTCATGCGGGCGTTCCAAAGCCTGTAGCGCCGAAATAA
- the virB9 gene encoding P-type conjugative transfer protein VirB9: protein MRFPIIVTFFLASSVSSVLALEIPTTASQDSRVRFVSYQPYNITRIIGSLRSSVQVEFARDEEIAHVALGNSVAWEVAPAGNILFLKPRENQPITNISVVTTRRDGSTRSYQMELKVREGSVEVGENTYFYVKFRYPHDQAELRRQQAAVQARAAQAKDADNVLSLHEAYGPRNWRYSAQGAEALEPQSVYDNGKITTFSFAGNQEMPAIYMENSDGSESLVPKTVDGNLVMVHTLSRKFILRRGKDVLCVFNEAYDRIGINPATNTTSPSVERIVKPDLAGQGKK, encoded by the coding sequence ATGCGTTTTCCAATCATCGTCACATTTTTTCTGGCGTCATCTGTGTCCAGTGTCCTCGCGCTGGAGATACCGACAACAGCATCGCAGGACAGTCGGGTCCGTTTTGTCAGTTATCAGCCTTACAATATCACAAGGATCATCGGGTCCTTGCGCTCCTCGGTTCAAGTCGAGTTTGCTCGGGATGAGGAAATTGCACATGTGGCGCTTGGCAACAGCGTTGCCTGGGAAGTCGCACCAGCCGGTAATATCTTGTTTTTAAAACCACGAGAAAACCAACCGATTACCAATATCTCTGTTGTAACGACACGTCGGGACGGGTCTACGCGCAGTTACCAGATGGAACTTAAGGTGCGGGAGGGCTCGGTAGAAGTCGGAGAGAATACTTATTTTTATGTGAAATTCAGATATCCACACGACCAAGCCGAACTGCGCCGCCAGCAAGCTGCGGTCCAGGCGCGCGCAGCCCAAGCCAAGGATGCTGACAATGTGCTGTCGCTTCACGAGGCATATGGTCCGCGCAACTGGCGCTACTCTGCACAAGGGGCAGAGGCACTGGAGCCGCAAAGCGTCTACGACAACGGTAAAATCACGACATTTTCCTTTGCGGGCAATCAGGAAATGCCTGCAATCTATATGGAAAATTCTGACGGGTCGGAGAGCCTCGTACCCAAAACTGTCGATGGCAATCTGGTCATGGTCCATACGTTAAGCCGCAAATTCATTCTGCGACGAGGCAAAGATGTGCTGTGCGTATTCAATGAAGCCTATGACCGGATTGGCATCAACCCTGCCACAAACACGACGTCTCCGTCCGTTGAACGCATCGTGAAACCGGATCTGGCGGGACAGGGGAAGAAGTGA
- a CDS encoding c-type cytochrome: MKTSTIVVLGASFAVAVTGGAFLFNHLRPSLDAPAPKAYAVLDKDKNQVGTYVIPPDRDILKQPNAPEIMHGKRLLNETARLLPDNVGNGLNCNSCHMGQGKMDNVASYINTSNFYPAVMPRAGKEVDLVMRINGCFQRSMNGKPLPPDGADMRAMIAYIDWLGQDVKKGTKVAIRNAGPIDESLAPDPENGARIYAAQCSTCHGAGGEGMKDQAGDYIVPPLWGDESFNIGAGMARTYKAAQFVKYAMPPAQNYNLPIGQGSVLTDQEAIDVSEYFTHMPRPDFAGKVKDWPNMKKPKDARY, translated from the coding sequence ATGAAAACCAGTACGATTGTCGTTCTTGGTGCCAGTTTTGCCGTGGCAGTAACGGGCGGCGCATTCCTCTTCAATCACCTGCGGCCTTCGCTGGATGCCCCGGCTCCCAAAGCCTATGCGGTTCTGGACAAGGATAAAAATCAGGTCGGAACCTATGTCATCCCGCCGGACCGTGACATTCTCAAGCAACCGAACGCGCCTGAAATCATGCATGGCAAGCGGTTGCTCAACGAAACCGCGCGGCTTCTGCCCGACAATGTCGGCAACGGTCTGAATTGCAACTCCTGCCACATGGGGCAGGGCAAGATGGATAATGTCGCTTCCTATATCAATACCAGCAATTTCTATCCCGCCGTCATGCCCCGCGCAGGCAAGGAAGTCGATCTGGTGATGCGCATCAATGGCTGCTTCCAGCGTTCGATGAACGGCAAGCCGCTGCCGCCTGATGGAGCCGACATGAGGGCGATGATCGCCTATATTGACTGGCTAGGACAGGACGTGAAGAAGGGTACGAAAGTGGCGATCCGCAATGCCGGTCCCATCGACGAAAGCCTTGCTCCCGATCCAGAAAATGGTGCCAGAATCTACGCCGCACAATGTTCGACCTGTCATGGTGCGGGCGGTGAGGGCATGAAGGATCAGGCCGGTGACTATATCGTCCCGCCGCTCTGGGGCGATGAAAGCTTCAATATCGGCGCCGGGATGGCACGGACCTACAAGGCGGCACAATTCGTCAAATATGCGATGCCGCCCGCACAGAACTACAATCTGCCCATCGGGCAGGGCAGTGTTCTGACAGATCAGGAAGCCATCGATGTGTCGGAATATTTCACCCATATGCCGCGCCCCGATTTCGCCGGCAAGGTGAAGGACTGGCCCAACATGAAGAAGCCGAAAGATGCACGTTATTAG
- a CDS encoding DUF1499 domain-containing protein → MRKLRYQRRQSRSAVWALRFGVFALVLLAMAFLLHRFWTLETPDLVLLAGLSTGLAALALLCSAKGFRNLWINGDKGGARSFWGGIFAFAVLLPVGLVTSLWYLSPPLYDISTDFETPPQFPSNMPPRLQWMNPLTVAVSGDALTQLTAYPDVVGRRYEAAPDRVAQGVETVLRTFGWQEIARNASSPEQNTTRFAVTAHSFILGLRSDIVIRLLDEGETTYVDVRSLSRYGKRDMGQNAGFITDFLGALEGEVNKAPADVE, encoded by the coding sequence ATGAGAAAACTTCGCTACCAGCGGCGTCAGTCGCGCTCTGCAGTGTGGGCGCTTCGGTTTGGTGTTTTTGCGCTCGTGCTGCTTGCGATGGCATTTCTTCTGCATCGCTTCTGGACACTGGAGACACCTGACCTAGTGCTGCTTGCCGGATTGAGCACCGGTCTTGCCGCTCTGGCCCTTCTCTGCTCGGCTAAAGGTTTTCGCAATCTCTGGATCAATGGCGACAAGGGCGGCGCGCGCTCCTTCTGGGGCGGCATATTCGCTTTTGCGGTGTTGCTTCCAGTCGGGCTGGTAACGTCACTGTGGTATCTCTCTCCGCCGCTTTACGACATCTCCACCGATTTCGAGACGCCGCCGCAATTCCCGTCCAACATGCCGCCACGTCTTCAATGGATGAACCCGCTGACAGTGGCCGTGAGTGGCGATGCGCTGACACAGTTGACCGCCTATCCTGATGTGGTTGGACGCCGCTATGAAGCCGCACCCGACCGCGTTGCGCAAGGGGTCGAGACGGTTCTCAGGACTTTCGGATGGCAGGAGATCGCGCGTAATGCTTCTTCGCCGGAACAGAACACCACGCGATTTGCAGTGACGGCGCACAGTTTCATTCTGGGCCTGAGAAGCGATATCGTTATCCGGCTGCTTGACGAAGGCGAAACCACCTATGTCGATGTGCGTTCGCTGTCACGCTATGGCAAACGCGATATGGGGCAGAATGCCGGTTTCATAACCGATTTTCTGGGAGCGCTGGAAGGCGAGGTCAACAAGGCTCCCGCTGACGTGGAATAA